The DNA window CAGTTCGGCGGCCAGTTGCTGGATCATGGCGCGGGTAATGGTGTCCAGCGCCGAGAAAGGCTCATCCATCAGCACAATCGGCTGGCGCTCATACAGGGTACGGGCGATGGCGGCGCGCTGGCGCATGCCACCGGACAGCGCAGCAGGCAAGGCATTGCCATAGCCACTCAGCCCCACGCGTTCCCGCAGGTGCTCGGCCCAGGGCCGATCGACCTTTTCACCGCGCAGCCGCGCGCCGAGGCTGATGTTCTGGTCAATGGTCAGCCACGGATAGAGCAAATCCTTTTGCCCCATATAAGCGATGCGCCCGGCAATCGGCAGGCCGTCACTGCCGGTGACCGTGCCGGAGGTGGGTTTTTCCAGCCCGGCAATAATCTTCAACAGGCTGGTTTTCCCCGCGCCGCTGGCACCGAGCAGGGCGACAAAACTGCCACCTGCGATATCGAAGCTCAGCCGCTCGAAAATCACCTGCTGACCAAAGCGCAGGGTTAAATCCCGTACCTGAATACCCGGCCGAACGCCATGGTGTTGCGCGTTGCCTATACTCATTGGGCATTCAGCCCCATTTGCCAGAAGGCAGATTCCAGCCGGGTGGCGGTGGTGAAAATCTCTGACAGTTCGCCCAGGCGGCTTTCTACACCGCGCTGGCGGCCGACGTTTTCCAGCAGATCGATAGCGGCCTGCACCCCGGTCAGATAGCCCGGATCGCCATAGTTGCGGATCCACGAGGCGTAAGGGTTGCCCTCCATCACCGTGGCAGGGTCGCCCAGCAGCCGCAGGCCAATCTCGGCATAGCCGGCGACGCAGGGCAACAGCGCCGCCAGCAGGTCGAGAGCGTCCCCGGAGTGGCCGATATCGAGTACATAACGGGTGTAATTGAGGGTTTCTGCGGCTTCTGGCTCGGCGGCAATCTGCGGCTCGCTGAGGCCCCAGTCGGCGCAATAGGCCAGATGCAAAGGCAGCTCGGCGACAATCGCATTGAGCGAGGCGGTGGCCGTGCGCATCTCCGGCAGGGTGCGCAGTTTGCTGACCAGCAGGGCGTAGGCGCGGGCAAAGTGGA is part of the Serratia quinivorans genome and encodes:
- the ssuB_2 gene encoding Aliphatic sulfonates import ATP-binding protein SsuB, translating into MSIGNAQHHGVRPGIQVRDLTLRFGQQVIFERLSFDIAGGSFVALLGASGAGKTSLLKIIAGLEKPTSGTVTGSDGLPIAGRIAYMGQKDLLYPWLTIDQNISLGARLRGEKVDRPWAEHLRERVGLSGYGNALPAALSGGMRQRAAIARTLYERQPIVLMDEPFSALDTITRAMIQQLAAELLAQHTVLLITHDPMEACRLSHHLLVLSRYPAGIDDSHVIEGLPPRAPDDPQLLKSQSELLLQLVRAAG
- the tenA gene encoding Thiaminase-2, with amino-acid sequence MFTPQFDDGLYGQLRLRAGSHWQDYVAHPFIQQLAAGTLPEPAFRRYLTQDYLFLIHFARAYALLVSKLRTLPEMRTATASLNAIVAELPLHLAYCADWGLSEPQIAAEPEAAETLNYTRYVLDIGHSGDALDLLAALLPCVAGYAEIGLRLLGDPATVMEGNPYASWIRNYGDPGYLTGVQAAIDLLENVGRQRGVESRLGELSEIFTTATRLESAFWQMGLNAQ